The nucleotide sequence GAAGACGCTTGGAGCTGTGGCGCTCATCGGCGCCTCGGCACTGGTGCTCGCCGGCTGCGCCGGCGGCAACGGCGGCGGCTCGGGGTCCGAAGAGGGAGCCGAGATCCGCGTGTGGCTGGTCGGCACCGACACGCCGCAGGACGCTCGCGACTACCTGAAGAAGACCTTCGAGGACGAGAACCCCGGGTCGACGCTGGTCATCGAGGAGCAGCAGTGGACCGGCCTCGTCGACAAGCTCACCACGAGCCTGTCCTCGAACGACAGCCCCGACATCGTCGAGATGGGCAACACGCAGGCTCCCGCGTTCACCTCGAGCGGCGCTCTCCTGAGCCTCGCCGACATCGAGGGCGAGCTCGGCGGCGACGACCTGCTCCCCGGGTTCGTCGAGGCCGGCAGCTGGGACGGCACCCTGTACGCGGCCCCGTACTACTCGGGCGCCCGCGTCGTCTTCTACAACACGGCGATGTACGAGCAGGCGGGCGTGGCAGTGCCCACGACGCTCGACGAGTACGTGTCGAACGGCGTGGCCCTCGCGGGCGCGCTGCCAGGTGTCTCGGGCGTCTACTTCCCGGGTAAGGACTGGTACAACGGCCTGCCGTTCATCTGGGAGAACGGCGGCGAGATCGCCGTCCAGGACGGCGACGAGTGGGACGCTCAGCTGTCGAGCGACGAGTCGCTCGCCGGCCTCGCGCAGGTCCAGGAGCTCATGACCAAGGCGTCGCTGGCACCGAAGGACGGCGACGAGGCCGACGGCTGGGTGCCCTTCCGCACCGAGCAGTCCGCCACGTACTCGGCTCCGAGCTGGGCCTACTGGTCGATCGTCGCCGACGAGGACAAGCAGCCGACGGCCGTCGCCGACATCACGGGCTACTATGCCCTTCCGGGCATGGATGGCGGCGCGGCCCAGGTCTTCGCGGGCGGCTCGAACGTCGGCATCGCCGCGAAGTCGAAGAACCCCGACCTCGCCAAGAGCGCGCTCGAGATCATGCTGAGCGACGAGTACCAGACGATCCTCGCCGAGAACGGCCTGGTCCCCGCCCTCGTCTCGCTCGGTGACAAGGTCGCCGCGGCCACGCCCGAGCTCGCGACCGTCATCGCCGAAGCCGCCGCCGACTCCAAGCTGACCCCCGCTTCGCCGAACTGGGCGGACGTCGAGGCGCAGGGCATCATGCAGGACCTGTTCGTCAACATCGCGAACGGCGGCGACATCAAGGAGCTCGCCACCGCAGCCGACGAGCAGATCGAATCGATCCTGAACGGCTGACGTCACTGAACGGGGTGCTCCGTGCCGCGGGGCGCCCCGTTCCATGCCCGCTCAGGGCTCGACACAATTCTTGAGAGGAGGTTTGCCATGACGACAATCCCCGCAGAGGCGTCGGCTCCGCCGGCTTCGTCACCCGAGTCACGGCCAGACCCCGAACGCCCGAAGAAGCGCCGCTTCCCGTGGGCGCCGCTCGCGCTCCTGACGCCGGCCCTCATCATGCTCGTCGTCTTCATCGGCTGGCCGCTCGTGCAGCTGGTGATCATGTCGTTCCAGGAGTTCGGCCGGGCGCAGATCTTCGGCGCCGCGCCCGAGTTCATCGGGATCGACAACTACGTCGCCGTGCTGACGGACCCCGAGTTCTGGGCGGTCCTGGGGCGCAGCGTCGCACTGTGCGTGGTGAGCGTCATCGCCACGATGCTCCTCGGCGTCGCGATCGCCGTCATGATGACCAAGCTCGGCACGGTGATGCGCACGGCGGTATCCGTCTCGCTCCTGCTCGCCTGGGCGATGCCCGCGCTCACCGCGACGATCGTGTGGGGCTGGATCTTCGACACCCAGTACGGTCTGGTCAACTGGGTGCTCACCCAGATCACCGGCGATAACTGGATCGGCCACAGCTGGCTCATCGACCCGACGAGCTTCTACGCCGTCGCAGCCATCATCATCACGTGGGGCGCCATCCCGTTCGTCGCCTTCAGCACGTACGCGGCGCTCTCGCAGGTGCCCGACGAGGTGCTCGAGGCCGCCTCGCTC is from Microbacterium sp. LWH3-1.2 and encodes:
- a CDS encoding extracellular solute-binding protein; this translates as MKKTLGAVALIGASALVLAGCAGGNGGGSGSEEGAEIRVWLVGTDTPQDARDYLKKTFEDENPGSTLVIEEQQWTGLVDKLTTSLSSNDSPDIVEMGNTQAPAFTSSGALLSLADIEGELGGDDLLPGFVEAGSWDGTLYAAPYYSGARVVFYNTAMYEQAGVAVPTTLDEYVSNGVALAGALPGVSGVYFPGKDWYNGLPFIWENGGEIAVQDGDEWDAQLSSDESLAGLAQVQELMTKASLAPKDGDEADGWVPFRTEQSATYSAPSWAYWSIVADEDKQPTAVADITGYYALPGMDGGAAQVFAGGSNVGIAAKSKNPDLAKSALEIMLSDEYQTILAENGLVPALVSLGDKVAAATPELATVIAEAAADSKLTPASPNWADVEAQGIMQDLFVNIANGGDIKELATAADEQIESILNG
- a CDS encoding carbohydrate ABC transporter permease, which gives rise to MTTIPAEASAPPASSPESRPDPERPKKRRFPWAPLALLTPALIMLVVFIGWPLVQLVIMSFQEFGRAQIFGAAPEFIGIDNYVAVLTDPEFWAVLGRSVALCVVSVIATMLLGVAIAVMMTKLGTVMRTAVSVSLLLAWAMPALTATIVWGWIFDTQYGLVNWVLTQITGDNWIGHSWLIDPTSFYAVAAIIITWGAIPFVAFSTYAALSQVPDEVLEAASLDGAGGLARFRLIVFPYVRSILLVLLVLQIIWDLRVFAQIYALQSIGGVRAETNTIGVYIYSVSMASGDLGAGGAISVILVVILLAISGYWIRTMLKEES